One stretch of Vicinamibacterales bacterium DNA includes these proteins:
- a CDS encoding SDR family oxidoreductase has product MSLSGRVAAITGASSGIGLACATHLAREGVAVVLGARRVPLLEATADRIRAAGGRAAVARVDVECESDVRALVETAIREFGRLDVMICNAGFGYYAPIDETPPAVMRRMIDVNYMGTFYGAAAALPVFRRQQSGHLIFISSIVGRRGIPEMGGYAATKAAQAGLAESLRAEFAGTPIHVSCVYPVSTRTEFTDAMARDYGYRISGLGPKQSVDVVAAAIVGCVRRPRPEVYPHRMSRGLTLLNALAPGLTDRFVRKYGRRRNALPGDTTSGE; this is encoded by the coding sequence ATGTCCCTGTCCGGCCGCGTCGCGGCGATCACCGGCGCCTCCTCCGGCATCGGCCTCGCCTGTGCGACGCACCTGGCGCGCGAGGGTGTGGCGGTCGTGCTCGGCGCGCGCCGCGTGCCGCTGCTCGAGGCGACGGCGGATCGGATCCGCGCCGCCGGCGGCCGCGCGGCCGTCGCCCGCGTCGACGTCGAGTGCGAGTCCGACGTGCGGGCACTCGTCGAGACGGCCATCCGCGAGTTCGGACGGCTCGACGTGATGATCTGCAACGCCGGCTTCGGCTACTACGCGCCGATCGACGAGACGCCGCCGGCCGTCATGCGGCGCATGATCGACGTGAACTACATGGGGACGTTCTACGGCGCCGCGGCGGCGCTGCCGGTGTTCCGGCGGCAGCAGTCCGGTCACCTGATCTTCATCTCGTCGATCGTCGGGCGCCGCGGCATTCCGGAAATGGGCGGCTACGCGGCCACCAAGGCGGCGCAGGCCGGTCTCGCCGAGTCGCTGCGCGCCGAGTTCGCCGGTACGCCCATTCACGTGAGCTGCGTGTATCCGGTGTCGACGCGGACCGAGTTCACCGACGCGATGGCCCGCGACTACGGATACCGCATCTCAGGGCTCGGCCCGAAGCAGTCGGTCGACGTCGTCGCCGCGGCGATCGTCGGCTGTGTACGGCGGCCGCGCCCGGAGGTCTATCCGCATCGGATGTCGCGAGGGCTGACGCTGCTCAACGCCCTGGCGCCCGGCCTCACGGATCGCTTCGTGCGCAAGTACGGCCGCCGGCGCAACGCGCTGCCAGGCGACACCACGAGCGGCGAATGA
- a CDS encoding SUMF1/EgtB/PvdO family nonheme iron enzyme: MTPGFVTIPGGAFLMGSDAGQDDERPVHGVRIAAFDMAACAVTRGEYAEFLRDTRHEPPRDWHAAAFAGDRLPVVGVSWHDAAAYCAWRTACGSAERLPTEAEWERAARGGVDGARFPWGDDIPSWIPDNGRGPLPGPWPVTLGAPNPYGLHGIAANIHEWCADWHAADYYAVSPADSPAGPPTGQRRTSRGGSWRHAVTISRCAARSKIDPSFRYTDYGFRVARDR, translated from the coding sequence ATGACGCCGGGGTTCGTGACCATTCCGGGCGGCGCGTTCCTGATGGGCAGCGACGCGGGGCAGGACGACGAGCGTCCGGTGCATGGCGTGCGGATCGCCGCGTTCGACATGGCCGCCTGCGCCGTCACGCGCGGCGAGTACGCGGAGTTCCTCCGCGACACGCGGCACGAGCCGCCGCGCGACTGGCACGCGGCGGCCTTCGCCGGCGATCGGCTTCCGGTCGTCGGCGTCAGCTGGCACGACGCCGCCGCCTATTGCGCGTGGCGGACTGCCTGCGGCTCGGCCGAACGGCTGCCGACCGAAGCCGAGTGGGAGCGCGCCGCGCGCGGCGGCGTCGACGGCGCCCGTTTCCCCTGGGGCGACGACATCCCGTCCTGGATTCCCGACAACGGCCGCGGCCCCCTGCCGGGCCCGTGGCCCGTGACGCTCGGGGCACCCAATCCGTACGGCCTCCACGGCATCGCCGCGAACATCCACGAATGGTGCGCCGACTGGCACGCCGCCGACTACTACGCCGTCTCTCCCGCCGACAGTCCAGCCGGGCCGCCGACCGGGCAGCGCCGGACGTCGCGCGGCGGATCCTGGCGCCACGCCGTGACCATCAGCCGCTGCGCCGCGCGCAGCAAGATCGATCCGTCCTTCCGCTACACCGACTACGGCTTCCGGGTCGCGAGGGATCGGTGA
- a CDS encoding isocitrate dehydrogenase (NAD(+)), giving the protein MAHTITLIPGDGIGPEVTAAVVRIFVAAGLAIDWDRQDAGLSAFKASGQSLPAQLLDSVRRNTVALKGPVTTPIAEGFTSVNVGLRKALDLYVNLRPVKNLAGVPSRFQDVDLIIVRENTEDLYAGLEHQIVPGVVESLKIITAKASTRIAQFAFEHARRSGRARVTAIHKANIMKLSDGLFLESCRAVAAGFPDLAYDERIVDATCMHLVMHPEKLDVLLLPNLYGDIVSDLCAGLVGGLGVVPGANIGTAAAVFEAVHGSAPDIANQNVANPTALLLSGLLMLDHLGERATADRIRAALMRVLSAGAARTRDLGGTASTTEFTDAICREIET; this is encoded by the coding sequence GTGGCTCATACGATCACGCTCATTCCCGGCGACGGGATCGGCCCCGAGGTCACGGCGGCGGTGGTGCGCATCTTCGTTGCGGCCGGACTCGCCATCGACTGGGACCGGCAGGACGCCGGCCTCAGCGCCTTCAAGGCGTCGGGCCAGTCGCTGCCGGCGCAGCTCCTCGATTCGGTGCGGCGCAACACCGTCGCGCTGAAGGGGCCGGTGACGACGCCGATTGCGGAAGGCTTCACCAGCGTCAACGTCGGGCTGCGCAAGGCGCTCGATCTCTACGTCAACCTGCGGCCGGTGAAAAATCTCGCCGGCGTACCCAGCCGGTTCCAGGACGTCGACCTGATCATCGTCCGCGAGAACACAGAGGATCTCTACGCCGGGCTCGAGCACCAGATCGTGCCGGGCGTCGTCGAGAGCCTGAAGATCATCACGGCCAAGGCGTCGACGCGGATCGCGCAGTTCGCCTTCGAGCACGCGCGCCGCTCCGGACGGGCGCGGGTCACGGCGATTCATAAAGCCAACATCATGAAGCTCAGCGACGGGCTGTTCCTCGAGAGCTGCCGCGCGGTGGCGGCGGGGTTCCCCGATCTCGCCTACGACGAACGGATCGTCGACGCGACGTGCATGCATCTGGTGATGCACCCCGAGAAGCTCGACGTGCTGCTGCTGCCGAATCTTTACGGCGACATCGTCTCGGATCTGTGCGCCGGGCTGGTCGGCGGCCTCGGCGTCGTCCCCGGCGCGAACATCGGCACCGCCGCGGCGGTGTTCGAAGCGGTGCACGGGAGCGCCCCCGACATCGCCAACCAGAACGTCGCCAACCCGACGGCGCTGCTGCTGTCGGGGCTGCTGATGCTCGACCACCTCGGGGAGCGGGCCACCGCCGATCGCATCCGGGCGGCGCTGATGCGGGTGCTCTCGGCCGGCGCCGCGCGGACCCGCGATCTCGGCGGCACGGCCAGCACCACCGAGTTCACCGACGCCATCTGCCGCGAGATCGAGACCTGA
- a CDS encoding DUF4149 domain-containing protein: MLFLRYVALLALVVWIGGLIALGAIVAPAAFDVMAARQVADGRLLAGALFGEVLRRFFFLSSGAAVVLFLTLIVRRILGPRPRHAGLRTGILVLMTAASLYASVVVTGRIAALQATMTVAPSSLPAADPRRVEFGRLHGIASALQLIPLVGGLALMFWELKE, translated from the coding sequence ATGCTGTTCCTGCGCTACGTGGCGCTGCTCGCCCTGGTCGTCTGGATCGGCGGCCTGATCGCGCTCGGCGCGATCGTCGCGCCGGCGGCCTTCGACGTGATGGCGGCGCGTCAGGTCGCGGACGGACGCCTGCTGGCGGGGGCGCTGTTCGGAGAGGTGCTGCGCCGCTTCTTCTTCCTGAGCAGCGGCGCCGCCGTCGTGCTCTTCCTGACGCTGATCGTGCGGCGCATCCTCGGGCCGCGCCCGCGGCACGCCGGCCTGCGCACCGGGATCCTCGTGCTGATGACCGCGGCCTCGCTGTACGCCAGCGTCGTGGTGACTGGCCGGATCGCCGCGCTCCAGGCGACGATGACCGTCGCGCCGTCCTCGCTGCCCGCCGCGGACCCGCGCCGCGTCGAGTTCGGCCGCCTGCACGGCATCGCCTCGGCGCTGCAGCTCATTCCGCTGGTCGGCGGGCTCGCGCTGATGTTCTGGGAGCTGAAGGAGTAA
- a CDS encoding 1-acyl-sn-glycerol-3-phosphate acyltransferase produces the protein MIPDDITQAVLARKDVARYLRGGHGQSEVEARERIESYLDELRTTQRYPIYRALKHPLYPILRKVERIDEHVDVAQAATRAGRVIYVSNHKSHLDYLVEPLVLDDAGIRPPITAAGINLFGGPLGLLHRHVTGAIPIRRNTKDPAYLVTLKAYVAEQLQRSDLLFYIEGGRSYSGELKAPKTGLLHAAVQADVDGAVVVPMAVAYDLVLEDHILSHAATSRRSKPFAREVAEMIRYAVGYQTRAFVSFGRPVPLAGFDAEARRDVMSLAHQIRETIGLLYKVLPTAIVAAAMRPSTSRRDLEARADALVDALAQAGGNLAVASGREAVEAGVPVLAARNIIHVERDGRYRVRERTVLRYYARTIQHLLVPRRARTH, from the coding sequence GTGATTCCCGACGACATCACCCAGGCGGTGCTCGCCCGCAAGGACGTCGCGCGATATCTGCGCGGCGGTCACGGCCAGAGCGAAGTGGAGGCGCGCGAGCGAATCGAGTCCTATCTCGACGAGCTGCGCACGACGCAGCGCTATCCCATCTACCGCGCGCTCAAGCACCCGCTCTACCCGATTCTGCGCAAGGTCGAGCGGATCGACGAGCACGTCGACGTCGCGCAGGCGGCGACCCGCGCCGGACGCGTCATCTACGTCTCGAACCACAAGTCCCATCTCGACTACCTGGTCGAGCCGCTGGTGCTGGACGACGCGGGGATCCGGCCGCCGATCACGGCCGCCGGCATCAACCTGTTCGGCGGACCGCTTGGGCTGCTGCACCGCCATGTCACCGGCGCCATCCCGATCCGCCGCAATACCAAGGACCCCGCGTATCTCGTCACGCTCAAGGCCTACGTCGCCGAGCAGCTGCAGCGGAGCGACCTGCTCTTCTACATCGAGGGGGGCCGCAGCTACAGCGGCGAACTGAAGGCGCCGAAGACCGGACTGCTGCACGCCGCGGTGCAGGCCGACGTCGACGGCGCGGTCGTGGTGCCGATGGCGGTCGCCTACGATCTGGTGCTCGAGGATCACATCCTGTCGCACGCGGCCACCAGCCGCCGATCGAAGCCGTTCGCGCGCGAAGTCGCCGAAATGATCCGCTACGCGGTCGGCTACCAGACGCGCGCCTTCGTCAGCTTCGGGCGGCCGGTGCCGCTCGCCGGCTTCGACGCCGAAGCGCGGCGCGACGTGATGTCGCTGGCCCACCAGATCCGCGAGACGATCGGGCTGCTCTACAAGGTGCTGCCGACCGCCATCGTCGCCGCGGCGATGCGGCCGTCGACCTCGCGCCGCGATCTCGAGGCGCGCGCCGACGCGCTCGTCGACGCGCTCGCGCAGGCCGGCGGCAACCTGGCGGTGGCGAGCGGCCGCGAGGCCGTCGAGGCCGGCGTGCCGGTGCTCGCCGCGCGCAACATCATCCACGTCGAACGCGACGGGCGCTACCGCGTCCGCGAGCGGACGGTGCTGCGCTACTACGCGCGCACCATCCAGCACCTCCTCGTGCCGCGCCGCGCGCGCACGCACTGA
- a CDS encoding M20/M25/M40 family metallo-hydrolase — translation MPLHMDPAIRLLRDLVAIDSVNPSLVPGAAGEAQIADAVAAHMRRAGFDVELQDAAPGRPNVIGVIEGRTPGPTLMFCGHLDTVGVEGMAAPFDPIERDGRLYGRGSQDMKGGVAAMVDAARVVAAGGLDSGRLIVAAVVDEEYASIGADTLVTRWTADAAIVTEPTNLQIAIAHKGFAWLEVVTRGRAAHGSRPADGRDAIVRMGRVLVRLEQLDRALASRAGHPLLGAPSVHASLIEGGRELSSYPDRCALRLERRTIPGETDRMVADEIQALLAALAGEDPEFEATLTPLMARPAYAIAPDHRLPQSLARASGATEFAGMSFWTDAAVLGSAGIASVLFGPGGAGLHGTEEYVLIADVLHCRDVLAALARSW, via the coding sequence ATGCCACTGCACATGGACCCCGCGATCCGCCTGCTCCGCGATCTCGTCGCGATCGACTCGGTGAATCCGTCGCTCGTCCCAGGCGCGGCCGGCGAGGCGCAAATCGCCGACGCCGTCGCCGCGCACATGCGTCGCGCCGGCTTCGACGTCGAGCTGCAGGACGCCGCGCCGGGACGCCCGAACGTGATCGGCGTGATCGAAGGGCGGACGCCCGGGCCGACGCTCATGTTCTGCGGCCACCTCGATACCGTCGGCGTCGAGGGGATGGCCGCTCCGTTCGATCCGATCGAGCGCGACGGCCGCCTGTATGGCCGCGGCAGTCAGGACATGAAAGGGGGCGTCGCCGCGATGGTCGACGCAGCGCGCGTGGTGGCGGCGGGCGGGCTCGACTCGGGCCGTCTCATCGTGGCCGCCGTCGTCGACGAGGAGTACGCCAGCATCGGCGCCGACACGCTGGTCACGCGGTGGACAGCCGACGCGGCGATCGTGACTGAGCCGACGAATCTGCAGATCGCGATCGCCCACAAGGGGTTCGCGTGGCTGGAAGTGGTCACCAGAGGACGCGCCGCGCATGGCAGCCGCCCGGCCGACGGGCGGGACGCGATCGTGCGGATGGGGCGTGTGCTGGTCCGTCTCGAGCAACTCGATCGCGCGCTGGCGTCGCGCGCCGGCCATCCGCTGCTCGGCGCGCCGTCAGTGCACGCCAGCCTGATCGAGGGAGGACGCGAGTTGAGCAGCTATCCGGATCGCTGCGCCCTCCGGCTGGAACGGCGGACGATTCCGGGCGAGACCGATCGCATGGTGGCCGACGAGATACAGGCGCTGCTCGCGGCGCTCGCCGGCGAGGATCCCGAGTTCGAGGCGACGCTCACGCCACTGATGGCGCGGCCGGCGTACGCGATCGCGCCCGACCACCGCTTGCCGCAATCGCTGGCGCGGGCGTCGGGCGCGACGGAGTTCGCGGGGATGTCCTTCTGGACGGATGCCGCGGTGCTGGGGAGCGCCGGGATCGCCTCGGTGCTGTTCGGGCCGGGAGGCGCCGGCCTGCACGGCACCGAGGAGTACGTGCTGATCGCTGACGTGCTGCACTGCCGCGACGTGCTGGCCGCGCTGGCGCGATCGTGGTAG
- a CDS encoding DUF255 domain-containing protein, whose protein sequence is MVEWEEWGAAAFARARREGRPVLLSITAAWCRACHEMDASTYADPAVAALVRDRFVAVRVDADRRPDVNERYHLGGWPTTAFLTADGQIITGATYVTADRMPAVLARVAEAFAQLPDAPGASGPPGGRGDEPAAAAADPDALVESIFASFDPVHGGFGVEPKFPHAAPLALALALHTESGEARWRSIVETTLDAMWDGGLWDADAGGFYRYAPTRDWQQPHQEKLLDTNAALLAIYTEAAVVFGRPVDRERVDAIAGFIGVALRDPAGGYFGSDAEPMLYADGNGLAVSALLKASTVLDSADLTQEALTSFERVLLACYRPGGGVAHQPDGRVRGLLADQVAAMTALLDAHDLTGSEPYQMMAEEIGHYMVQGLADPADGGFFDRLRRDDDIGLLREARKPFAGNADAAMALWRLQRISREFDFRTAATGALLAAGRQAARQGPLAAHYVLAARRLR, encoded by the coding sequence ATGGTCGAATGGGAGGAGTGGGGCGCGGCGGCGTTCGCGCGGGCGCGGCGCGAGGGGAGGCCGGTGCTGCTGTCCATCACCGCCGCCTGGTGCCGCGCCTGCCACGAGATGGACGCCTCGACCTACGCCGATCCCGCGGTGGCGGCGCTCGTGCGCGATCGGTTCGTCGCGGTGCGCGTCGACGCCGATCGGCGACCTGACGTCAACGAGCGCTATCACCTTGGCGGATGGCCGACGACCGCCTTTCTCACCGCGGACGGACAGATCATCACCGGCGCTACCTATGTCACCGCCGATCGCATGCCGGCGGTGCTGGCGCGCGTGGCGGAGGCCTTTGCGCAACTGCCAGACGCGCCTGGAGCCTCGGGACCGCCCGGGGGCCGGGGCGACGAGCCGGCGGCCGCCGCCGCAGATCCCGATGCTCTCGTCGAATCGATTTTCGCGTCCTTCGACCCGGTGCACGGTGGATTCGGCGTCGAGCCGAAATTCCCGCACGCGGCGCCGCTCGCGCTAGCGCTCGCGCTCCATACCGAGTCCGGCGAGGCCCGCTGGCGGTCGATCGTCGAGACGACGCTCGACGCGATGTGGGACGGCGGGCTGTGGGACGCCGACGCGGGCGGCTTCTACCGCTACGCGCCCACCCGCGACTGGCAGCAGCCGCACCAGGAAAAGCTGCTCGATACGAACGCCGCGCTGCTGGCGATCTATACGGAGGCCGCCGTGGTGTTCGGCCGCCCTGTCGATCGCGAGCGGGTTGACGCGATCGCCGGCTTCATCGGCGTCGCGCTGCGCGACCCGGCCGGCGGCTATTTCGGCAGCGACGCCGAGCCGATGCTCTACGCCGACGGCAACGGCCTGGCGGTCTCGGCGCTCCTCAAGGCGTCGACGGTCCTCGACTCGGCAGACCTGACGCAGGAGGCGCTCACGTCGTTCGAGCGCGTGCTGCTCGCCTGCTACCGGCCGGGCGGCGGCGTGGCGCACCAGCCCGACGGCCGGGTCCGCGGACTGCTCGCCGATCAGGTGGCGGCCATGACAGCTCTGCTCGATGCCCATGACCTGACCGGCAGCGAGCCTTACCAGATGATGGCCGAGGAAATCGGCCACTACATGGTGCAGGGGCTGGCCGACCCGGCCGATGGCGGATTCTTCGATCGCCTGCGGCGAGACGACGACATCGGCCTGCTGCGGGAGGCGCGGAAACCGTTTGCCGGCAACGCCGACGCCGCCATGGCGCTGTGGCGCCTGCAGCGGATCAGCCGGGAGTTCGACTTCCGCACCGCCGCCACCGGGGCCCTCCTCGCCGCCGGACGTCAGGCCGCCCGTCAGGGACCACTGGCCGCGCATTACGTCCTCGCGGCGCGCCGCCTGCGATAG
- a CDS encoding proline dehydrogenase family protein produces the protein MLQTVSKTGFHLLAGSTTLKSLASRYGMRRGGFARRFIAGETVEEAIDACRVIQAAGLTTTLDYLGESVASMSEADTATRAYLGVLEQIAAAGIERNVSLKLTQLGLTIDRATSVDNLRRILDAAAARQFFVRIDMENSPYTAVTLDVFETMWQQGYRNTGVVLQSCLRRSETDAARMNSLGARVRLVKGAYKEPRDVAHQAKADVDAAFVRIMRMLLADGAYPAIATHDPAMIAAADEFVRERSIAPDRFEFQMLYGIRRDLQTSLHAQGSRVRVYVPFGREWFPYFMRRLGERPANVGFVIRGIAGER, from the coding sequence ATGCTCCAGACCGTTTCCAAGACCGGCTTCCACCTGCTCGCCGGCAGCACGACGCTCAAATCGCTGGCGTCGCGCTACGGCATGCGCCGCGGCGGCTTCGCGCGGCGCTTCATCGCCGGCGAGACGGTCGAGGAGGCCATCGACGCCTGCCGCGTCATCCAGGCGGCCGGCCTCACCACCACGCTCGACTACCTGGGCGAGAGCGTCGCGTCGATGTCCGAAGCCGACACGGCGACCCGGGCTTACCTCGGCGTGCTCGAGCAGATCGCCGCCGCCGGCATCGAGCGCAACGTGTCGCTCAAGCTGACGCAGCTCGGGCTGACGATCGATCGCGCCACCTCGGTCGACAACCTGCGCCGGATCCTCGACGCCGCGGCGGCGCGGCAGTTCTTCGTGCGCATCGACATGGAGAACTCCCCCTACACGGCCGTCACACTCGACGTCTTCGAGACGATGTGGCAGCAGGGCTACCGCAACACCGGCGTGGTACTGCAGTCCTGCCTGCGCCGCAGTGAAACCGACGCCGCGCGCATGAACAGCCTGGGCGCGCGCGTCAGACTGGTGAAGGGCGCCTACAAGGAACCGCGCGACGTCGCCCACCAGGCCAAAGCGGACGTCGACGCGGCGTTCGTGCGGATCATGCGGATGCTGCTCGCCGACGGCGCGTATCCCGCAATCGCGACGCATGATCCGGCGATGATCGCCGCCGCTGACGAATTCGTGCGCGAACGATCCATCGCCCCGGATCGATTCGAGTTTCAGATGCTCTATGGCATCCGCCGCGATCTGCAGACATCGCTGCACGCGCAGGGATCGCGTGTGCGCGTCTATGTTCCGTTCGGCCGTGAATGGTTCCCCTACTTCATGCGTCGGCTGGGTGAACGCCCCGCCAATGTCGGTTTCGTGATCCGGGGAATTGCCGGCGAGCGATAG
- a CDS encoding GAF domain-containing protein, translating into MTDTDRADLLTAIRSAVAAAPAAEAAMQQAVRLLKDAMPYYAWVGIYLLDGDELVLGPFLGKPSPHTRIPLGRGICGAAATEKKTIVVDDVNADPRYLACSLETRSEIVVPILEGDAVLGEIDIDSDTAAAFTDVDRRLLEQVAALLAERLAED; encoded by the coding sequence ATGACCGATACCGATCGCGCCGATCTGCTGACGGCGATCCGATCCGCCGTCGCGGCCGCGCCAGCTGCCGAAGCCGCGATGCAGCAGGCGGTCCGGCTCCTCAAGGACGCGATGCCCTATTACGCCTGGGTGGGCATCTACCTGCTCGACGGCGACGAGCTGGTGCTCGGGCCGTTTCTCGGCAAGCCGTCGCCGCACACGCGCATTCCGCTCGGCCGCGGCATCTGCGGCGCCGCCGCGACCGAAAAAAAGACGATCGTCGTCGACGACGTCAACGCGGATCCGCGCTACCTCGCCTGCAGCCTCGAGACCCGCTCGGAAATCGTCGTGCCGATTCTCGAAGGGGACGCCGTGCTCGGCGAGATCGACATCGACAGCGATACCGCGGCCGCCTTCACGGACGTGGATCGGCGGCTGCTCGAGCAGGTGGCGGCGCTGCTCGCCGAACGTCTGGCGGAGGATTAG